The genomic DNA GCTTCGATATCCGGCCCTTTGCCTGCTTGCCCCGGAGGTCCTGGCAGTTGCGCGACGGCGGCGAGATAGGCCCGATAGCGCTGCCATAAATCGACCGCCTCGGCCGCCGCAGGCTTGCGGCCCAGTTGGGTCGCGATGCTGTCCTTGACCATCAGATCGAGCGTCGACGGCGCGGTTTCATGCTGCGCCGTCAGGTAGTAGTCGAAGAACTCGCGCACCTGGCGTGTATGCGCGAGATGGCCGCCTGCATCGACAGGCAGCGTCGGAATATCCGTGCCCGCCAGCGAGGACGGGGTCGCGGTGGAAGAGGTTGCTGCGAGGCCGGATGGCGTTGCCAAAGAAGGCGCCGATGCCGCGGGCTGCGACATTGGTGCCGAGGGCTGGTGCTCGGACGTCGAATGTCCGGTAGCGAGCAGCGCAGCCGCTGCCGCACCTGCCATACCCAGGACAACCATCCAGCCGGCACCGGTAAAACGCATCGTTACAAGCCCTGGTTCTTCAAGCGATTGACGTGATTACGTATGACAGCGACAGGGTCCTCGGCGTTCCCGCCCAGTACGCCGAACTCCTGGTTCACCTCGTCCAAGTGGTTCCAGTGATAGCTGGTGCTGAGTACCTGACCGTAAAGCGCGCGACAGGCTTCGACCACGCCGTCGTTCGGCCCCGCGCCCAGATTGGTCAGCATGAAGCCGCCGACGCCGGCGAGCGCCACCGTGGTGGGATCTTTCACATTGGCCGAGTCCAGGGCGCCGCTCACGCTGGTGTCCTTGCCGGCCACGGTGACGCCAAACACCTTGACCGGCTGGATCGCCGTGCCCGCCCATGAATACAACAGATGCGTATTGCCATCGACGGTCTCGCTCGGCGAGCCGCTCCGGCAGCTGCCCTGGGAGCCGAGCCCAGCGCTTGGGTAGTGCTGATTGAACTGCGCGGTGCCGTCGGAACTCACCGCGACCAGCGCCGCTTCGGCGTTCTGATTGGTGCTGCCGCTCTGCAGGAATCCGAACGCATCGACCAGCGCGGCGACCGCCGCTTCGCCGACGCCGCTCGGGTCGATGCCGAACACGCCTTCGACAAAGTCGCCGACCTGCGAGCCGCGATGCGGCGTGCCGATGGTTGTCACCGAAGCAACCAGATCGGGCACGACGGCCGCGGCGTAGCGCGAGGTCAGGCCACCCTGGCTGTGTCCGATCAGATTGACCTTGGGCGCGCCGGTCTGCACCAGGATCTGTTGAATATAGGCAACCAACTGCTCGCCGCGTCCGTTCGGGCCTTCGTCGGACTGGAAACTGGAAATATCCGGAACGAACACGACCGCTCCATGCGATTCCAGGTCGCTTTGCACGCCATACCAATAAGGATTGCCGCCCAATCCCGTCGGCGAGCCGGCCAGACCGGTGACCAATACGATCGGATATTGTGTGGCGTCGTAATGGTCGATAACGCCGGGAGCATTTTGTGCAAATGCCAGTGAGTCACCGATCATCGGTAACGCCTGCAATGCCAGGCCCATCAACACTCTCAGCATCAGCGGGCTTCGGCGCTGACCGCCTTTGGAATCGATCGCATGCGACATTATTCCTGCCTCCATTGCAAAAGGTCAGCGCATTAAGCCTGTGCGATTTTCAACCGACAATACGAATATTTCGCTTATGTCGCTATTTATTTTGTGGCTCACAAAATCAATGTGAAGAT from Dyella sp. GSA-30 includes the following:
- a CDS encoding triacylglycerol lipase, with amino-acid sequence MSHAIDSKGGQRRSPLMLRVLMGLALQALPMIGDSLAFAQNAPGVIDHYDATQYPIVLVTGLAGSPTGLGGNPYWYGVQSDLESHGAVVFVPDISSFQSDEGPNGRGEQLVAYIQQILVQTGAPKVNLIGHSQGGLTSRYAAAVVPDLVASVTTIGTPHRGSQVGDFVEGVFGIDPSGVGEAAVAALVDAFGFLQSGSTNQNAEAALVAVSSDGTAQFNQHYPSAGLGSQGSCRSGSPSETVDGNTHLLYSWAGTAIQPVKVFGVTVAGKDTSVSGALDSANVKDPTTVALAGVGGFMLTNLGAGPNDGVVEACRALYGQVLSTSYHWNHLDEVNQEFGVLGGNAEDPVAVIRNHVNRLKNQGL